One genomic segment of Chitinophaga sancti includes these proteins:
- a CDS encoding TlpA disulfide reductase family protein: MTKTIYLFFPLLACITALQAQQTSHPFSISGKVSGIKQDTLLFKRYSPGNLVIDTIPVDKGTFVYHGQVDEPEFTSLTFMGDNNEFYFFSEKGNYTLDINSTNISQSVVNGSITNQAYYTYQQDNKPLLDQILSYTFNYLELEDKVTPGLSTQDTLAILNSKIDSLNEILFRKDEVYIQHNNQQFFSLYVLSQDIKNGMDAETAAKLFNNLHTPLQRSASGMNVKAVIDKSMQYAVGRSISPLLLSDANKQSRNIITTVKQNKYTLIDLWASWCVPCRQEFPFLKEAYARYHPQGFNIYAISMDMFRNTWVKALKELQLPWVNVISNNKLPVFYQVNAIPFNVLVNNKGVIVARELRGAKLDKKLQQLFQQ; this comes from the coding sequence ATGACCAAAACGATCTATCTGTTTTTTCCCCTGCTCGCCTGCATCACAGCATTGCAGGCACAGCAAACATCCCATCCATTTTCTATCTCAGGAAAGGTGAGCGGAATTAAACAGGATACATTGCTATTTAAACGTTACAGCCCGGGAAACCTTGTTATCGATACAATCCCTGTAGACAAAGGCACCTTTGTGTACCATGGTCAGGTAGATGAACCGGAATTCACTAGCTTGACCTTTATGGGAGATAACAATGAATTTTACTTTTTCTCGGAAAAAGGCAACTATACGCTCGATATTAACAGCACCAACATCAGTCAATCTGTCGTCAACGGCTCCATCACTAACCAGGCATATTACACATATCAACAGGACAACAAACCACTCCTGGATCAGATTTTATCATATACATTCAACTACCTGGAACTTGAAGACAAAGTAACCCCAGGGTTGTCCACACAGGATACACTCGCTATCCTGAACAGTAAAATAGATTCCTTAAATGAGATCCTCTTCAGGAAAGATGAAGTCTATATCCAACATAATAACCAGCAATTCTTCAGTTTATATGTGCTGTCGCAGGATATAAAAAATGGGATGGATGCAGAAACAGCGGCTAAGCTCTTTAACAACCTGCATACACCATTACAGCGATCAGCAAGCGGAATGAATGTAAAGGCTGTTATCGACAAATCCATGCAATACGCTGTTGGACGGAGTATTTCACCACTGCTGCTGTCGGATGCGAATAAACAATCCAGGAATATCATCACTACCGTAAAGCAAAATAAATACACCCTGATAGATCTGTGGGCCAGCTGGTGTGTACCTTGCAGACAGGAGTTTCCATTCTTAAAAGAAGCATATGCCCGTTATCATCCCCAGGGATTCAACATCTATGCTATATCCATGGATATGTTCAGAAACACCTGGGTAAAAGCGCTAAAGGAGCTGCAGCTGCCATGGGTAAATGTAATCAGTAATAATAAATTGCCTGTTTTTTACCAGGTAAATGCCATCCCTTTTAATGTGTTGGTCAACAACAAAGGCGTGATTGTAGCAAGAGAACTACGGGGTGCAAAACTGGATAAGAAATTACAGCAATTATTTCAGCAATAA
- a CDS encoding S9 family peptidase, translating to MSAESTTTIAAPVAEKKDTALTINGDTRIDSYYWMNDRNDPKVLAYLNAENTYLDTMMASATQLRKKLYEEMRGRIMETDVSVPYLKEGYYYYTRYVEGKEYPIYCRKKGSLEAKEEITLNVNEMAAGHDYYQVGGMAVSPDGQWLAFGVDTVSRRQYTIRIKNLQTGEILPDAILNTTGGAAWASDNKTFFYTGKDPVTLRADRIGRHVVGTEAAKDKEVFHEKDETFNTIAYRSKSGQYIFIASESTLSSEYRILDASKPLGDAKVFYPRQHNLLYDVDHQDQHFYIRTNYEAKNFRLMECPLDKTGIRDWKEVIPHRADVLLEGQELFKEHMVLSERKNGLTQLRVINTHTHQEHYLHFDEPAYVASVSINPEFDTKTLRYVYTSMTTPSSTYDYDMDAKTNELKKRQEVLGGYDPKNYVTERVYATARDGVKVPISIVYKKGFEKDGKRPLLLYGYGSYGHSIDPGFSSNRLSLLDRGFAYAIAHIRGGEEMGRQWYEDGKLFKKKNTFYDFIDCAEFLVAQKYTDSAHLYAMGGSAGGLLIGAVVNMRPKLWNGVIAAVPFVDVVTTMLDESIPLTTGEFDEWGNPKNKAYYDYMKSYSPYDNVVAQDYPNMLVLTGLHDSQVQYWEPAKWVAKLRELKTDKHLLLFKTDMEAGHGGASGRFKPLEDVALQYAFLLGLEGK from the coding sequence ATGTCAGCAGAATCAACGACAACGATAGCCGCTCCGGTAGCGGAAAAGAAAGATACAGCGCTTACTATAAACGGAGATACCCGTATAGATAGCTATTACTGGATGAATGATCGTAATGATCCTAAAGTCCTCGCTTATCTGAATGCAGAGAATACTTACCTGGATACCATGATGGCTTCTGCAACACAGCTGCGTAAGAAGCTGTACGAAGAAATGCGTGGCAGGATCATGGAAACGGATGTCAGTGTACCTTACCTGAAAGAAGGGTATTATTACTACACCCGGTATGTAGAAGGGAAAGAATACCCTATCTACTGCCGTAAAAAAGGTAGCTTGGAAGCAAAGGAAGAAATCACCCTCAACGTCAATGAAATGGCAGCAGGGCATGATTACTACCAGGTAGGTGGTATGGCGGTAAGTCCTGACGGACAATGGTTAGCTTTTGGTGTAGATACGGTGAGCCGCCGTCAGTATACTATTCGTATCAAAAACCTGCAAACAGGTGAAATACTTCCTGATGCAATTCTGAATACCACCGGCGGTGCTGCATGGGCCAGCGATAACAAAACCTTTTTCTATACAGGAAAAGACCCTGTTACTTTGCGTGCAGACAGGATCGGCAGACATGTGGTAGGTACTGAAGCAGCAAAGGATAAAGAGGTGTTCCATGAGAAAGATGAGACCTTTAATACCATTGCTTACAGAAGTAAATCAGGACAGTACATCTTCATCGCAAGTGAAAGTACATTGTCTTCTGAATACAGGATACTGGATGCATCCAAACCATTGGGCGATGCGAAAGTATTCTATCCGCGTCAGCATAATCTGCTGTATGATGTAGATCACCAGGACCAGCATTTTTATATCAGAACCAACTACGAGGCGAAGAACTTCAGACTAATGGAGTGCCCGCTGGACAAAACGGGTATCAGGGATTGGAAAGAGGTGATCCCTCATCGTGCAGATGTTTTGCTGGAAGGTCAGGAGTTGTTCAAAGAGCATATGGTACTGAGTGAACGTAAAAATGGTCTCACACAATTGCGTGTGATCAATACACATACTCACCAGGAACATTACCTGCACTTTGATGAACCTGCTTATGTAGCCAGTGTGTCCATCAATCCTGAGTTTGATACAAAGACATTGCGCTATGTATATACTTCAATGACGACGCCTTCCTCCACCTATGATTATGACATGGATGCGAAGACAAATGAGCTGAAGAAAAGACAGGAAGTATTGGGTGGTTATGACCCAAAAAATTATGTAACAGAGCGTGTGTATGCAACAGCTAGAGATGGTGTGAAAGTGCCGATTTCTATCGTGTATAAAAAAGGATTTGAAAAGGATGGTAAGCGACCGCTGTTGCTGTATGGATACGGTTCTTATGGTCACAGTATAGATCCGGGTTTTAGTTCAAACAGGCTGAGTTTATTGGATAGAGGATTTGCCTATGCAATAGCGCATATTCGTGGAGGAGAAGAGATGGGCAGGCAGTGGTATGAAGATGGAAAGTTGTTTAAGAAGAAGAATACGTTCTATGACTTTATTGATTGTGCAGAATTCTTAGTGGCACAAAAGTATACGGATAGTGCGCATTTGTATGCGATGGGTGGTAGTGCTGGTGGTTTGCTGATAGGTGCTGTTGTGAACATGCGTCCTAAGTTATGGAATGGTGTGATAGCGGCGGTGCCATTTGTAGATGTGGTTACGACTATGCTGGATGAGAGTATTCCATTGACCACGGGTGAGTTTGATGAGTGGGGCAATCCGAAGAATAAAGCGTATTACGATTACATGAAGTCTTATTCTCCTTATGATAATGTAGTAGCGCAGGATTATCCAAATATGCTGGTATTGACAGGGTTGCATGATTCACAGGTGCAGTATTGGGAGCCGGCTAAGTGGGTGGCAAAACTGAGAGAGCTGAAGACAGATAAGCATTTGTTATTGTTCAAGACAGATATGGAAGCGGGGCATGGTGGTGCTTCCGGAAGGTTTAAGCCTTTGGAGGATGTGGCTTTGCAATATGCGTTCCTATTAGGTCTTGAAGGAAAATAA
- a CDS encoding Gfo/Idh/MocA family oxidoreductase, producing MTHQSRRTFLRYLGGTTALLSVRPLSSLANISPNDKIRIGCVGMGIMGFADVRDSLTLPGIELAGVADLYTGHLTKVKELYGKDIFTTRDYRELLERKDIDAIIVATPDFWHDTISIAAMEKGKAVYCEKPMVQQISEGHAVIATQAKTKAIFQVGSQRVSSIGLAEARNRYLAGDIGELVMVEAHMDRHDALGAWQYSIPPDASPATVDFDTWLKDTARIPFDPVRFFRWRNYKAYGTGIPGDLFVHLISGLHFMTGVAGPHRVYATGNLKQWNDGRDVPDVVMALFDYPGFQVSLRVNFADGGGGGEATKLIGTEGVLELGWDSFKIKKHKLAAAPGYGGWDTYNTWPKATQEAYVKEYNEKYTPAQRQQPVQEGESVFNAPPGYDSHIDHLANFYESVRTGKKVVEDATFGLRAAGPALLTNESYFQQRPIKWDPVKMVEVG from the coding sequence ATGACTCATCAATCCAGAAGAACATTCTTACGCTATCTTGGTGGCACCACTGCACTCCTAAGCGTACGCCCACTTTCCTCCTTAGCCAACATCTCCCCAAACGATAAGATACGGATAGGCTGTGTCGGTATGGGGATCATGGGTTTTGCTGATGTGCGGGATTCACTTACGCTCCCCGGCATAGAGCTGGCTGGCGTGGCTGACCTCTACACCGGCCATCTTACCAAGGTAAAAGAGCTATATGGTAAAGATATCTTTACCACCCGTGATTACAGAGAACTGCTGGAAAGAAAAGACATCGATGCAATCATTGTTGCGACCCCTGACTTCTGGCATGACACTATCTCTATTGCCGCTATGGAAAAAGGCAAGGCGGTATATTGCGAAAAGCCCATGGTACAGCAGATCTCCGAAGGCCATGCCGTCATTGCCACACAGGCAAAAACAAAAGCCATCTTCCAGGTGGGTAGTCAGCGTGTAAGTAGCATAGGCCTCGCAGAAGCAAGAAACCGCTACCTGGCAGGCGATATCGGCGAACTGGTGATGGTCGAGGCACATATGGATCGTCATGATGCGCTGGGTGCCTGGCAGTATTCTATTCCACCCGATGCTTCGCCCGCTACTGTAGATTTTGATACCTGGCTGAAAGACACTGCCAGAATCCCCTTCGACCCTGTTCGCTTTTTCCGCTGGCGCAATTACAAGGCTTATGGCACAGGTATTCCCGGAGACCTGTTTGTACACCTTATTTCAGGGCTACATTTCATGACAGGGGTAGCCGGCCCTCATCGTGTGTATGCCACCGGCAACCTGAAACAATGGAATGATGGCCGCGATGTACCTGATGTAGTGATGGCCCTTTTTGATTACCCCGGTTTCCAGGTGAGCCTCAGGGTGAACTTTGCCGATGGTGGGGGAGGTGGTGAAGCCACAAAACTAATAGGCACAGAAGGGGTACTGGAACTGGGCTGGGATAGCTTTAAGATCAAAAAGCATAAACTGGCTGCTGCACCGGGTTATGGTGGCTGGGATACTTATAATACATGGCCTAAAGCCACACAGGAGGCTTATGTAAAAGAATACAATGAGAAATATACCCCTGCACAAAGACAGCAACCTGTTCAGGAAGGGGAAAGTGTTTTTAATGCACCTCCCGGTTATGATTCCCACATTGATCACCTGGCTAATTTTTATGAATCTGTTCGTACTGGCAAAAAAGTAGTAGAAGATGCTACCTTTGGATTAAGGGCTGCAGGGCCTGCGTTGCTGACAAATGAAAGCTATTTTCAGCAACGACCTATAAAGTGGGACCCCGTGAAGATGGTAGAGGTGGGTTAA
- a CDS encoding succinate dehydrogenase/fumarate reductase iron-sulfur subunit — protein MEHYNMNLTLKVWRQKNSEAKGNFENYQVSEISSEMSFLEMFDVLNERLINEGKDPVAFDHDCREGICGMCSMHINGRAHGPWQGTTTCQLHMRAFKDGDTITVEPWRAGAFPVVKDLTVHRAAFDRIIEAGGFVSVNTGNAQDANNIPVPKDDADAAFAAAACIGCGACVAACKNSSAMLFVSAKVSQLALLPQGQPEKKSRVLNMLAQMDKEGFGSCTNTGACEAECPKEISLTNIARLNREFIGAGFTYEK, from the coding sequence ATGGAACATTATAACATGAATCTCACACTTAAAGTGTGGAGACAGAAAAATTCAGAGGCGAAGGGTAATTTCGAAAATTATCAGGTAAGTGAGATTTCTTCTGAAATGTCATTCCTTGAAATGTTTGATGTGCTGAATGAGCGTCTCATTAACGAAGGAAAAGATCCGGTAGCTTTCGACCACGATTGTCGTGAAGGTATCTGTGGTATGTGTTCCATGCATATCAATGGCCGTGCACATGGTCCATGGCAGGGTACTACCACATGTCAGCTGCACATGCGCGCATTCAAGGATGGTGATACCATCACTGTAGAGCCATGGAGAGCTGGTGCTTTCCCTGTAGTAAAAGATCTGACAGTACACCGTGCAGCTTTTGACCGTATCATAGAAGCGGGTGGTTTCGTGTCTGTAAATACAGGTAATGCACAGGATGCGAATAACATTCCTGTACCTAAGGATGATGCAGATGCTGCATTTGCTGCTGCTGCATGTATCGGTTGTGGTGCTTGTGTAGCTGCCTGTAAAAACTCTTCTGCTATGCTGTTCGTATCTGCAAAGGTGTCTCAGCTGGCATTACTGCCACAGGGTCAACCTGAGAAGAAGAGCCGTGTACTGAATATGCTTGCACAGATGGATAAGGAAGGTTTCGGTAGCTGTACAAATACAGGTGCATGTGAGGCTGAATGTCCAAAAGAGATCTCACTGACAAACATCGCCCGTCTGAACAGGGAGTTTATCGGTGCTGGTTTTACTTACGAAAAGTAA
- a CDS encoding fumarate reductase/succinate dehydrogenase flavoprotein subunit: MLNSKIPAGPLEKKWEEYKGHCKLVNPANKRNMEVIIVGTGLAGASAAASLGELGYKVKAFCFQDSARRAHSIAAQGGINAAKNYQNDGDSVYRLFYDTVKGGDYRAREANVHRLAEVSGNIIDQCVAQGVPFAREYGGMLSNRSFGGTQVQRTFYAAGQTGQQLLLGAYSALQRQVALGNVTMYTRHEMLEIVTIDGKARGIIARDLVSGKLERHFGHAVLLCTGGYGNVFYLSTNAMGSNVTAAWKATKKGAYFGNPCYTQIHPTCIPVSGDHQSKLTLMSESLRNDGRIWVPKKQNDNRKPADIPEDERDYYLERRYPAFGNLVPRDVASRAAKERCDAGYGVGSSKQAVYLDYASAIERYGKIEANKRQMHDASPALITKLGKEVVQEKYGNLFDMYAKITGENPYEVPMRIYPAVHYTMGGLWVDYELMTSVTGLYALGEANFSDHGANRLGASALMQGLADGYFVIPYTLGNYLADDIRTKAIPTTHPAFDEAEKHVQDTLNKLMDIKGTKSVDYFHKKLGKIMWDKCGMARNEKGLTEAIEEIIALQKEFWSDVRIPGEQNEFNPELEKAGRVADFLELGELMCRDALNRRESCGGHFREESQEDGGEAKRDDENFSYVSAWEYKGPNQYELHKEELVFEVCKPTQRNYK; this comes from the coding sequence ATGTTGAACTCAAAAATTCCTGCCGGACCATTAGAAAAAAAATGGGAAGAATATAAGGGGCATTGTAAGCTGGTAAACCCGGCTAACAAGCGCAACATGGAAGTGATCATTGTGGGTACCGGTCTTGCAGGGGCATCAGCTGCTGCATCATTGGGCGAGTTAGGATATAAAGTAAAAGCTTTCTGTTTTCAGGATAGCGCCCGCCGTGCACATAGTATTGCTGCACAGGGTGGTATCAATGCTGCAAAAAATTACCAGAACGACGGTGACTCTGTTTACCGTTTGTTTTACGATACAGTAAAAGGTGGCGACTACCGTGCCCGCGAAGCGAATGTGCATCGTCTGGCAGAAGTGAGTGGCAATATTATAGACCAGTGCGTGGCACAGGGTGTACCCTTTGCACGTGAGTATGGTGGTATGCTGAGCAACCGTTCATTCGGTGGTACTCAGGTACAGCGTACTTTCTACGCAGCAGGTCAAACCGGCCAGCAGCTGCTGTTAGGTGCTTATTCTGCACTGCAGCGCCAGGTGGCTTTGGGTAACGTAACCATGTATACCCGTCACGAAATGCTGGAGATCGTAACGATCGATGGCAAAGCACGTGGTATTATTGCACGTGATCTCGTAAGCGGTAAGCTGGAGCGTCACTTTGGTCATGCTGTATTACTGTGTACCGGTGGTTATGGCAACGTGTTCTACCTGTCTACCAACGCAATGGGTTCTAACGTAACTGCTGCATGGAAGGCCACTAAGAAAGGTGCTTACTTCGGTAACCCTTGTTACACACAGATTCACCCGACCTGTATCCCTGTTTCAGGTGATCATCAGTCCAAACTGACACTGATGTCTGAATCACTGCGTAACGATGGTCGTATCTGGGTGCCTAAAAAACAAAACGACAACCGTAAGCCAGCTGATATCCCTGAAGATGAAAGGGATTATTACCTGGAAAGAAGATATCCTGCATTTGGTAACCTGGTGCCTCGTGACGTGGCTAGCCGCGCTGCCAAAGAAAGATGTGACGCCGGTTATGGTGTAGGTAGCTCCAAACAGGCTGTATACCTCGATTACGCTTCTGCAATCGAGCGTTATGGTAAGATTGAAGCAAACAAAAGACAGATGCACGATGCATCTCCTGCGTTGATCACCAAACTGGGTAAAGAAGTCGTACAGGAGAAATATGGTAACCTGTTCGATATGTACGCAAAGATCACCGGTGAGAACCCTTACGAGGTGCCAATGCGTATCTACCCTGCTGTTCACTATACCATGGGTGGTCTGTGGGTTGACTATGAACTGATGACTTCTGTAACAGGTCTGTATGCACTGGGTGAAGCGAACTTCTCCGATCACGGTGCAAACCGCCTGGGTGCTTCTGCACTGATGCAGGGTCTGGCTGATGGTTACTTCGTAATACCTTATACACTGGGTAACTACCTGGCTGACGATATCAGAACTAAGGCGATCCCTACTACGCATCCTGCATTTGACGAAGCTGAGAAGCATGTGCAGGATACCCTCAATAAACTGATGGACATCAAGGGGACCAAATCCGTAGACTACTTCCACAAGAAACTGGGTAAGATCATGTGGGATAAATGCGGTATGGCGCGTAACGAAAAGGGGCTGACCGAAGCGATCGAAGAGATCATCGCGCTGCAGAAAGAATTCTGGAGTGACGTTCGTATCCCTGGCGAGCAAAATGAGTTCAACCCTGAGCTGGAAAAAGCTGGCCGTGTGGCTGACTTCCTGGAATTGGGTGAACTGATGTGCCGCGATGCGCTGAATCGTAGAGAATCCTGTGGTGGTCACTTCCGTGAAGAATCTCAGGAAGACGGTGGTGAAGCAAAACGTGACGACGAAAACTTCTCCTACGTTTCTGCATGGGAATACAAAGGTCCTAACCAATACGAACTCCACAAAGAGGAGCTGGTATTTGAGGTTTGTAAACCTACTCAGCGTAACTATAAATAA
- a CDS encoding succinate dehydrogenase cytochrome b subunit has product MKWSQFFNTSIGKKLLVGATGLFLCIFVIVHLVGNLQLLLNDNGEGFNTYADFMAHNELIQLVAWGLKVAIIIHFWVALQLTFSNRKARPVKYAVNPGNQTSSWFSRQMAIMGSILLVFLLIHLKDFWWAMHYGDLPKGNFGGKEVTDLYSTVYTAFTTQLWLVILYVIGMVGLSFHLIHGFKSAFQTFGLNHVKYNGLINFVGVWVFGVLIPIGFALIPVIIYFKH; this is encoded by the coding sequence ATGAAGTGGTCACAGTTTTTTAATACCTCTATCGGTAAAAAATTATTAGTGGGTGCTACCGGCCTGTTCCTTTGTATTTTTGTTATTGTGCATCTTGTAGGTAATCTTCAGCTGCTGCTCAATGACAACGGGGAAGGCTTCAACACCTACGCGGATTTCATGGCCCACAACGAACTGATCCAGCTTGTGGCATGGGGTTTAAAAGTCGCGATTATTATCCACTTCTGGGTTGCATTACAACTTACTTTCAGTAACAGAAAAGCCCGTCCGGTTAAGTATGCAGTAAACCCAGGTAATCAGACTTCTTCCTGGTTCAGCCGTCAGATGGCGATCATGGGAAGCATTCTGCTGGTATTCCTGCTCATTCACCTGAAAGATTTCTGGTGGGCTATGCACTATGGTGATTTGCCTAAAGGAAATTTTGGAGGTAAAGAAGTAACTGACCTGTACAGCACCGTGTACACTGCGTTTACCACTCAGCTGTGGCTGGTAATCCTGTATGTAATCGGTATGGTTGGTTTGTCTTTCCACCTGATCCATGGTTTTAAGAGTGCTTTCCAGACCTTCGGTCTGAACCATGTAAAGTACAATGGCCTGATCAATTTCGTAGGTGTATGGGTATTTGGAGTACTGATTCCTATTGGTTTCGCACTTATTCCTGTGATTATCTATTTTAAACATTAA
- the murQ gene encoding N-acetylmuramic acid 6-phosphate etherase, translated as MSFQRTTEQPSHYRHLEKMSVQEILSNINQEDKTVPQAVEKALPQIEKLVTVIADKMLAGGRLFYMGAGTSGRLGIVDASECPPTFGVPFGLVIGLIAGGDAAIRKAVEFAEDDIQQGWKDLSAHNISDKDVVVGIAASGTTPYVIGALNQCREAGIVTGSICCNAGAPLSAAADYPIEVVVGPEFVTGSTRMKSGTAQKLVLNMISTAVMIQLGRVEDNKMVNMQLTNDKLVDRGVKMLMGQLNLSDYEQAKALLLKAGSVKKAMEDYRS; from the coding sequence ATGTCTTTTCAGAGAACCACTGAACAACCTTCACACTATAGACATCTGGAGAAGATGAGTGTGCAGGAGATCCTAAGTAATATAAACCAAGAGGATAAAACTGTACCCCAGGCTGTTGAAAAAGCGCTTCCTCAGATAGAGAAACTGGTGACGGTGATTGCCGATAAGATGCTGGCTGGTGGCCGGTTATTTTATATGGGCGCCGGTACCAGCGGCAGATTAGGTATTGTAGATGCGAGTGAGTGCCCACCAACATTTGGAGTACCATTTGGGTTGGTGATCGGGTTGATTGCTGGGGGAGATGCAGCCATACGCAAGGCAGTGGAGTTTGCAGAAGATGATATACAGCAGGGATGGAAAGATCTTTCAGCACATAATATTTCCGACAAAGATGTGGTGGTAGGAATTGCAGCGAGCGGCACCACACCTTATGTAATAGGTGCATTGAATCAATGCCGGGAGGCGGGAATTGTAACAGGGAGTATTTGTTGTAATGCAGGTGCACCCTTATCTGCAGCTGCCGATTACCCGATCGAGGTGGTGGTAGGACCTGAGTTTGTGACAGGGAGTACCCGTATGAAGAGCGGAACGGCGCAGAAACTGGTGTTGAATATGATTTCGACAGCGGTGATGATACAGCTGGGACGCGTGGAAGATAATAAGATGGTAAATATGCAGCTGACGAATGATAAACTGGTGGATAGAGGGGTGAAAATGTTGATGGGACAGTTGAACCTCAGTGATTATGAGCAGGCGAAGGCATTATTGTTGAAAGCCGGAAGTGTGAAAAAAGCCATGGAGGACTACCGTTCATAA
- a CDS encoding N-acetylglucosamine kinase, producing the protein MKIKLIADSGSTKADWCLTGGNETGHFATQGISPYFLSAQQIREILERELLPQLPADVEIAEIFYYGTGCLQPKSVQIVQTALQSVWPHAAVDVKHDLMGAARALCGREPGIASILGTGSNSGFYDGTTIVKNNPGLGYVLGDEGSGAVLGKKLLQMYLYNSFDEELKSRFDYMYNTTNDEILENVYRKPLPNRYLAGFARFLGENRGHYIIENILEDGLNEFFFNHIYKYSESWTHPLHFTGSIAWNFRDILQELCELYELQLGRILRSPMEGLLEYHQI; encoded by the coding sequence ATGAAAATAAAGCTAATCGCAGATAGTGGGTCCACCAAGGCGGATTGGTGTTTAACAGGGGGCAATGAGACAGGACATTTTGCTACACAGGGCATCAGCCCTTATTTTTTAAGCGCCCAGCAGATCAGGGAAATCCTTGAAAGGGAGCTGTTACCACAGTTACCGGCAGATGTAGAGATTGCAGAAATTTTTTATTATGGAACCGGCTGTTTACAGCCAAAGAGTGTACAGATCGTACAAACAGCCCTTCAATCTGTATGGCCACATGCTGCTGTCGATGTAAAACATGACCTGATGGGGGCTGCAAGGGCATTGTGTGGCAGAGAACCCGGTATAGCCAGTATTTTGGGTACAGGTTCCAACTCTGGTTTTTATGATGGCACAACCATAGTGAAGAATAATCCAGGACTGGGTTATGTATTGGGTGATGAAGGCAGTGGTGCCGTACTGGGCAAAAAGTTGTTGCAGATGTACCTCTACAACTCATTTGACGAGGAACTGAAGAGTCGCTTTGACTACATGTATAATACGACGAACGATGAAATCCTGGAAAATGTATACCGTAAACCATTGCCTAATCGTTACCTGGCTGGGTTTGCGCGTTTCCTGGGAGAGAACAGAGGTCACTATATCATAGAGAACATCCTCGAGGATGGGCTAAACGAGTTTTTTTTCAATCACATCTATAAATACAGCGAGAGCTGGACACATCCGCTGCACTTCACTGGTAGCATAGCCTGGAACTTCAGGGATATTCTGCAGGAGTTGTGCGAGCTGTATGAGCTGCAGCTGGGAAGGATATTACGGAGCCCTATGGAAGGGTTGCTGGAGTATCATCAAATTTAA